Proteins found in one Kiloniellales bacterium genomic segment:
- the flhB gene encoding flagellar biosynthesis protein FlhB gives MAEERPDDAQKTEEPTQKRLNEAHEKGQVAKSQEVGHWFMLLAAALAIGLFGSAVVSGLGESLYGFVARPHAIAVNQGALPDLAAATLWDLAWALLPFLVLTVAAALAGALLQIGFIFSAETLQPKLEKISPITGFKRLFSMRALVEFAKGLVKLALVGAAIGLLLWPERELIPVTVSMEPEQLLDAVRVLAFRVLVVVLAVMTVVAALDFAFQKMQHIKQLRMTKQELKDEFKQSEGDPMVKGRLRQIRTERARRRMMAAVPEADVVVANPTHFAVALKYEPGTPGAPRVTAKGADNIALKIRELAEQHEVPVVENPPLARALYDTVALDQEIPEQHYRAVAEIIGYVLRLKGRLPGRPRPPGTRPAPDGTTDLRQKTR, from the coding sequence ATGGCCGAGGAACGCCCGGACGACGCGCAAAAAACCGAGGAGCCGACCCAGAAGCGGCTCAACGAAGCGCACGAGAAGGGCCAGGTCGCGAAGTCCCAGGAGGTCGGCCACTGGTTCATGCTGCTCGCGGCCGCGTTGGCGATCGGCTTGTTCGGTTCGGCCGTGGTTTCCGGCTTGGGCGAGTCGCTCTACGGCTTCGTCGCCCGGCCCCACGCGATCGCTGTGAACCAGGGGGCGCTCCCCGACTTGGCGGCGGCGACGCTCTGGGACCTCGCCTGGGCGCTCCTGCCGTTCCTGGTGCTGACGGTCGCGGCCGCGCTGGCCGGCGCGCTGCTCCAGATCGGCTTCATCTTCAGCGCCGAGACGCTCCAACCCAAGCTCGAGAAAATCTCGCCGATTACCGGCTTCAAGCGGCTGTTCTCGATGCGGGCCCTGGTCGAATTCGCCAAGGGCCTAGTCAAGCTGGCGCTGGTCGGGGCGGCGATCGGGCTGCTGCTGTGGCCCGAGCGGGAGCTGATTCCGGTGACCGTCTCCATGGAGCCCGAACAGCTGCTCGACGCCGTGCGCGTCCTGGCGTTCCGCGTCCTGGTGGTGGTGCTGGCGGTCATGACGGTGGTCGCCGCGCTCGACTTCGCCTTTCAGAAGATGCAGCACATCAAGCAGCTGCGCATGACCAAGCAGGAGTTGAAGGACGAGTTCAAGCAGAGCGAAGGCGACCCCATGGTCAAGGGCCGCCTGCGCCAGATCCGCACGGAGCGTGCCCGCCGTCGCATGATGGCCGCCGTGCCCGAGGCCGACGTAGTGGTCGCCAACCCGACCCACTTCGCGGTCGCGCTCAAGTACGAGCCGGGCACCCCCGGCGCGCCCCGGGTCACCGCCAAGGGCGCCGACAACATCGCCCTAAAGATCCGCGAGCTGGCCGAGCAGCATGAGGTGCCCGTGGTCGAGAACCCGCCCCTGGCCCGGGCGCTCTACGATACGGTCGCGCTCGATCAGGAAATCCCGGAACAGCACTACCGGGCGGTCGCCGAGATCATCGGCTACGTGCTGCGGCTCAAGGGACGGCTGCCGGGCCGGCCGCGGCCGCCGGGCACGCGCCCGGCGCCGGACGGCACGACGGACTTGCGGCAAAAGACTCGGTGA
- a CDS encoding response regulator: protein MAAKPALAAETGEFLTAVQLVPLLGGLALGGALAGYFALRRLRVYRDAISAVGRPRQIIDGAGRVIFASDSLGETFGDRARPLPELLKARAADDESREKIERLEVIARRGRKGAAEIRLRPGAAGDGQPEDQAAVRQDIAVYPLKPGSGHAVWLVDDMQLRQRTEHRVEAERRRFMALLEPTTLGGYLLDGQGCIVAVNQRLADWLGWPKAALEGGGRRLRDLFAEAAPDLLAAHAPAPREAGVPQGEGGAIRFKTASGEGFDGWVTQAIERGEDGTLVRTYGLVRNLTRERAPAEALARAERRLDDLFQRAPVGLALVDAGGVITECNEAIRDLAGLEGERAAGRRLVELVAEDGRPLVTDLMERAAKGEAGHVDLADQDGRSVEVTLAGSGGVTCALFLTPLGRAPEKDSAEAGGFEAGGFIAHFIDTTEQKSLERQFVQSQKMQAVGQLAGGIAHDFNNLLTAMIGFSDLLLLRHRPGDQSFADIMQIKQNANRAANLVRQLLAFSRQQTLQPKVLDLTDILAELSHLLRRLIGENIELNMIHGRDLGRVKADQGQLEQVIINLAVNARDAMPGGGKLTIQTKNVTLRRVTKRKGETLPAGGYTQIQTIDTGCGVTRENLDRIFDPFFTTKEVGAGTGLGLSTVYGIVRQTGGFVFVESEVDKGTTFSILLPHNVQSESEAEEAETQAEESRDLTGVGTLLLVEDEDAVRAFSARALRNKGYDVLEARSGEAALELLNEKPGDIDLLITDVVMPRIDGPTLVRQVRSERPDLKVIFISGYAEDAFRKRLDRDAGIHFLPKPFSLKQLAGKVKEVMRENAA from the coding sequence TTGGCGGCGAAGCCGGCACTGGCCGCCGAGACCGGTGAATTCCTGACGGCGGTGCAGCTCGTTCCCCTGCTCGGCGGCCTGGCGCTCGGCGGCGCCCTCGCCGGATACTTCGCTCTGCGGCGCCTCAGGGTCTACCGCGACGCGATCTCGGCGGTCGGCCGTCCGCGCCAGATCATCGACGGCGCCGGCCGGGTGATCTTCGCCAGCGACTCCCTTGGCGAGACCTTCGGCGATCGCGCTCGGCCGCTGCCCGAGCTGCTCAAGGCCCGGGCCGCCGACGACGAGTCCCGCGAGAAGATCGAACGGCTGGAGGTGATCGCCCGGCGCGGCCGCAAGGGCGCGGCCGAGATCCGGCTACGCCCGGGCGCCGCGGGAGACGGGCAGCCGGAGGATCAAGCGGCGGTTCGCCAGGACATCGCGGTCTACCCGCTAAAGCCCGGCTCGGGCCACGCGGTCTGGCTGGTCGACGACATGCAGCTGCGGCAGCGGACCGAACACCGGGTCGAGGCCGAGCGCCGCCGCTTCATGGCCCTGCTGGAGCCGACAACCCTGGGCGGCTACCTGCTCGACGGCCAAGGCTGCATCGTCGCGGTCAATCAGCGCCTGGCCGACTGGCTGGGCTGGCCGAAGGCGGCGCTCGAGGGCGGTGGCCGCCGCCTGCGCGACCTCTTCGCCGAGGCTGCGCCCGACCTTCTTGCGGCCCACGCACCCGCCCCGCGGGAGGCCGGCGTGCCGCAGGGCGAGGGCGGCGCGATCCGCTTCAAGACGGCGAGCGGCGAGGGCTTCGACGGCTGGGTGACCCAGGCGATCGAGCGCGGCGAGGACGGGACGCTGGTCCGGACCTATGGCCTGGTGCGCAATCTGACGCGCGAGCGGGCGCCCGCCGAGGCCCTGGCCCGCGCCGAGCGGCGGCTGGACGACCTGTTCCAGAGGGCGCCGGTCGGCCTCGCCCTGGTCGACGCCGGCGGCGTGATCACGGAATGCAACGAGGCTATCCGGGATCTCGCCGGGCTCGAGGGAGAGCGCGCCGCCGGGCGGCGCCTGGTCGAGCTGGTCGCCGAGGATGGGCGGCCCCTGGTGACCGACCTGATGGAGCGGGCCGCCAAGGGCGAGGCGGGGCACGTCGACCTGGCTGATCAGGACGGCCGCTCGGTCGAGGTCACGCTGGCTGGCAGCGGGGGCGTGACCTGCGCACTGTTCCTGACGCCGCTCGGCCGCGCGCCGGAGAAGGACAGCGCCGAGGCGGGCGGCTTCGAGGCGGGCGGCTTCATCGCCCACTTCATCGACACCACCGAGCAGAAGAGCCTGGAGCGGCAGTTCGTCCAGTCCCAGAAGATGCAGGCGGTCGGCCAGCTCGCCGGCGGGATCGCCCACGACTTCAACAACCTGCTGACCGCGATGATCGGCTTTTCCGATCTCCTGCTGCTGCGCCACCGGCCGGGCGACCAGTCCTTCGCCGACATCATGCAGATCAAGCAGAACGCCAACCGGGCGGCCAACCTGGTGCGCCAGCTGCTCGCCTTCTCGCGCCAGCAGACCCTGCAGCCCAAGGTGCTCGACCTGACCGACATCCTGGCCGAGCTGTCGCACCTGCTGCGCCGGCTGATCGGCGAGAACATCGAGCTCAACATGATTCACGGCCGGGACCTCGGCCGGGTCAAGGCGGACCAGGGCCAGCTCGAGCAGGTCATCATCAACCTGGCGGTCAACGCGCGTGACGCCATGCCGGGCGGCGGGAAGCTGACGATTCAGACCAAGAACGTCACGCTGAGGCGCGTGACCAAGCGCAAGGGCGAGACGCTGCCCGCCGGCGGCTACACCCAGATCCAGACGATCGATACCGGCTGCGGCGTGACGCGCGAGAACCTCGACCGCATCTTCGACCCCTTCTTCACCACCAAGGAGGTCGGCGCCGGCACCGGCCTCGGCCTGTCGACGGTCTACGGTATCGTTCGGCAGACCGGCGGCTTCGTCTTCGTCGAGAGCGAGGTGGACAAGGGCACGACCTTCTCGATCCTGCTGCCGCACAACGTGCAGAGCGAGAGCGAGGCCGAGGAGGCCGAGACCCAGGCCGAGGAGAGCCGCGACCTCACCGGGGTCGGCACCCTTCTGCTGGTCGAGGACGAGGACGCGGTCCGGGCGTTCTCGGCCCGGGCGCTCAGGAACAAGGGCTACGACGTGCTCGAGGCGCGCTCCGGCGAGGCGGCGCTGGAGCTGCTCAACGAGAAGCCCGGTGACATCGATCTCCTGATCACCGACGTGGTCATGCCGCGAATCGACGGGCCGACCCTGGTCCGCCAGGTGCGCAGCGAACGCCCCGACCTCAAGGTGATCTTCATCTCCGGCTACGCCGAGGACGCCTTCCGCAAACGGCTCGACCGGGACGCCGGCATCCACTTCCTGCCCAAGCCCTTCAGCCTCAAGCAGCTGGCCGGCAAAGTGAAAGAGGTCATGCGCGAAAACGCGGCCTAG